In a single window of the Frondihabitans peucedani genome:
- a CDS encoding carbohydrate kinase family protein: MPRTSPALVSLPKATTTSRVLVVGDVLDDIIVAPSRRPSENTDTDARIQHRAGGSAANTAAWLGTLGVRTDFVGRVGVTDVQRHTQLLVNAGVTPHLSHATSEPTGTVVITVDGPTRTMLTDRGASAGLSLDRITDELLAGVAVVHLTGYTVLESRSPVAYRRLVGRIRAAGARLSLDPASAGFIREYRPAAFLDLVSGADLFFPSLDEGRLLTGEEEPEAVVRSLAERFGVVALALPDGSSVAGRASGPLTVTETAASRFVDPIGAGDAFAAGFLCGWLHSPSVALSSRKAVKVAAFAMAVVGGRPSR; this comes from the coding sequence ATGCCCCGAACCTCACCTGCCCTGGTCAGCCTCCCGAAGGCCACCACCACCTCGCGCGTCCTCGTCGTCGGCGACGTCCTCGACGACATCATCGTCGCGCCCTCGAGGCGGCCCTCCGAGAACACCGACACGGACGCCCGGATCCAACACCGGGCGGGCGGCTCTGCAGCCAACACCGCTGCGTGGCTCGGGACGCTCGGCGTCCGCACCGACTTCGTGGGGCGGGTCGGCGTGACGGACGTCCAGCGGCACACGCAGCTCCTCGTGAACGCCGGCGTCACCCCGCACCTCAGCCACGCGACGAGCGAGCCGACGGGCACCGTGGTCATCACCGTCGACGGCCCCACGCGGACCATGCTCACCGACCGGGGCGCGAGCGCCGGCCTCTCGCTCGACCGGATCACCGACGAGCTCCTCGCGGGCGTCGCGGTGGTGCACCTCACCGGCTACACCGTGCTCGAGTCGCGGAGTCCGGTCGCGTACCGCCGGCTGGTCGGCAGGATCCGGGCCGCGGGCGCCCGGCTGTCGCTCGATCCCGCCTCGGCCGGCTTCATCCGCGAGTACCGACCGGCCGCGTTCCTGGACCTCGTGAGCGGCGCCGACCTGTTCTTCCCGAGTCTCGACGAGGGTCGACTGCTGACGGGGGAGGAGGAGCCGGAGGCCGTCGTCCGGTCGCTGGCGGAGCGCTTCGGCGTGGTGGCCCTGGCCCTGCCCGACGGGTCGTCGGTGGCGGGGCGCGCCTCCGGGCCGCTCACGGTGACCGAGACCGCCGCCTCCCGCTTCGTCGATCCGATCGGCGCGGGGGATGCCTTCGCCGCCGGCTTCCTCTGCGGGTGGCTCCACTCGCCGAGCGTCGCCCTCTCGAGTCGCAAGGCCGTCAAGGTCGCGGCCTTCGCGATGGCCGTGGTCGGCGGGCGCCCCTCGCGCTAG
- a CDS encoding GNAT family N-acetyltransferase, whose protein sequence is MTATHHVSLTSALDPVVLYRILRLRVDVFVVEQRAAYAELDGRDIEEHTLQFWTQDDDGEVLATVRLLHDGDDRRIGRVATALSARGHGHAARLMRQAVDRSEGRTIRLDAQARLEPWYGRFGFVRSGAEFVEDDILHIPMTRPAD, encoded by the coding sequence ATGACCGCCACGCACCACGTCTCGCTCACATCCGCGCTCGACCCGGTGGTCCTGTACCGGATCCTGCGCCTCCGCGTCGACGTCTTCGTCGTCGAGCAGCGCGCCGCCTACGCCGAGCTCGACGGCCGGGACATCGAGGAGCACACCCTGCAGTTCTGGACGCAGGACGACGACGGCGAGGTCCTCGCGACGGTGCGCCTCCTCCACGACGGCGACGATCGCAGGATCGGCCGGGTCGCCACCGCGCTCAGCGCCCGCGGGCACGGCCACGCCGCACGCCTCATGCGGCAGGCCGTCGACCGGAGCGAGGGGCGCACCATCCGCCTCGACGCCCAGGCGCGGCTCGAGCCGTGGTACGGGCGCTTCGGATTCGTGCGTTCGGGCGCCGAATTCGTCGAGGACGACATCCTGCACATCCCCATGACGCGCCCGGCCGACTGA
- a CDS encoding TetR family transcriptional regulator → MARRETPPRERILLAAHTEFAERGLAGARVDTIARSAEASKERLYAHFATKRDLFDAALGASVDRWVAAVPFDARDLSSWASRLYLHFSEHVDDARLLLWGQIEGVTLASPGAVDHAELEARRQGVRDAQATGIISSDWRSEEVLTMTFGLVLSWFVTPVTTNVHLEDTARRALVVGEAVQRLLATGPLPRPEGDLAAT, encoded by the coding sequence ATGGCACGCCGTGAGACCCCACCACGCGAACGGATCCTGCTCGCCGCCCACACCGAGTTCGCCGAGCGCGGCCTCGCCGGAGCGCGCGTCGACACCATCGCCCGCTCGGCCGAGGCGAGCAAGGAGCGCCTCTACGCGCACTTCGCGACCAAGCGCGACCTCTTCGACGCAGCCCTCGGCGCGAGCGTCGACCGCTGGGTGGCAGCCGTCCCGTTCGACGCCCGCGACCTCAGCAGCTGGGCCTCGAGGCTCTACCTGCACTTCTCCGAGCACGTGGACGACGCGCGGCTCCTCCTCTGGGGGCAGATCGAGGGCGTGACCCTCGCGAGCCCCGGCGCCGTGGATCACGCCGAGCTCGAGGCCCGGCGCCAGGGGGTGAGGGACGCCCAGGCCACCGGGATCATCTCGTCGGACTGGCGGAGCGAAGAGGTGCTCACGATGACCTTCGGGCTCGTCCTGTCGTGGTTCGTGACGCCCGTGACGACGAACGTGCACCTCGAGGACACCGCGCGCCGGGCCCTCGTCGTCGGGGAGGCCGTCCAGCGTCTCCTCGCCACCGGCCCGCTGCCCCGGCCCGAGGGCGACCTCGCGGCGACCTGA
- a CDS encoding dienelactone hydrolase family protein, with amino-acid sequence MTTDSLSPELTDLLASVPEAPVTTETVRFDSDGTPLEGYLARPADVSGKRPGVLVLHDWFGMVDHVKVRAEMLARLGYVAFAGDIYGADSQPADGGEAGELAGRFYGDVELFRARALANLEKLKADPDVDPSRIAVMGYCFGGSAALEIARTGAEIAGAVAFHGRLETQAPAEPGSITAPVLVLTGADDPVVPPESVLGFEDELRAAGADDWQVVSYSGALHAFAVPGTNSPEHGAAFQETANRRSWVAMRDFFDEVLGE; translated from the coding sequence ATGACTACCGACTCCCTCTCCCCAGAACTCACCGACCTCCTGGCCTCCGTGCCCGAGGCCCCCGTCACGACCGAGACCGTCCGCTTCGACAGCGACGGGACGCCCCTCGAGGGCTACCTGGCCCGGCCCGCCGACGTGTCCGGCAAGCGACCCGGCGTCCTCGTCCTGCACGACTGGTTCGGCATGGTCGACCACGTCAAGGTGCGGGCCGAGATGCTCGCGCGCCTCGGCTACGTCGCCTTCGCCGGCGACATCTACGGCGCCGACTCGCAGCCTGCCGACGGCGGCGAGGCCGGCGAGCTCGCCGGGAGGTTCTACGGCGACGTCGAGCTGTTCCGCGCCCGCGCGCTGGCGAACCTCGAGAAGCTGAAGGCCGACCCCGACGTCGACCCGTCGCGGATCGCCGTGATGGGCTACTGCTTCGGCGGGTCCGCCGCGCTCGAGATCGCCCGCACCGGTGCCGAGATCGCCGGTGCCGTCGCGTTCCACGGCCGGCTCGAGACGCAGGCTCCCGCGGAGCCCGGCAGCATCACGGCGCCCGTGCTCGTGCTGACCGGAGCCGACGACCCCGTCGTGCCGCCCGAGTCGGTCCTCGGCTTCGAGGACGAGCTCCGCGCGGCCGGCGCCGACGACTGGCAGGTCGTCAGCTACTCGGGTGCGCTGCACGCGTTCGCGGTGCCGGGCACGAACTCGCCCGAGCACGGAGCCGCCTTCCAGGAGACGGCCAACCGCCGCTCGTGGGTCGCGATGCGCGACTTCTTCGACGAGGTCCTGGGCGAGTAG
- the ribH gene encoding 6,7-dimethyl-8-ribityllumazine synthase, translating into MSGEGAPTSEPVDGTGVRVTVVAGTWHTEIAEGLLAGALRSLEAMNATATVVRVPGSFELPVVAKAALDAGADAVVALGVIIRGGTPHFDFVSDAATSGLTRVALDTGKPVGFGVLTLDDEQQGLDRAGLPGSKEDKGDEAASAAVRTVITLRQLAAGAPGA; encoded by the coding sequence ATGAGCGGCGAAGGAGCACCCACCAGCGAGCCCGTCGACGGCACCGGCGTCCGCGTCACCGTCGTCGCCGGCACCTGGCACACCGAGATCGCGGAGGGCCTCCTGGCCGGAGCGCTGCGGAGCCTCGAGGCGATGAACGCCACCGCCACCGTCGTCCGGGTGCCCGGCAGCTTCGAGCTGCCCGTCGTCGCCAAGGCGGCGCTCGACGCCGGTGCCGACGCGGTGGTGGCCCTCGGGGTCATCATCCGCGGGGGCACCCCGCACTTCGACTTCGTCTCGGACGCCGCGACCTCCGGTCTCACCCGCGTCGCACTCGACACCGGCAAGCCTGTCGGCTTCGGCGTGCTGACGCTCGACGACGAACAGCAGGGCCTCGACCGGGCGGGGCTCCCAGGATCGAAAGAGGACAAGGGCGACGAGGCGGCCTCGGCGGCCGTCCGCACGGTGATCACCCTGCGGCAGCTCGCCGCCGGGGCGCCGGGCGCGTAG
- a CDS encoding riboflavin synthase, translating to MFTGIIEELGRVERIDDNGDSVRLSVRGPLAVEGVHHGDSISVSGVCLTVVDSTESSFTADVMKQTLTMSTIGSLVAGSPVNLERAARVGDRLGGHIVQGHVDGTATLLEVHPGDAWRRLRFSLPDDLAPLLVDKGSVTLEGVSLTVSDISEAGAADGWFEVSLIPETLAATTLGVLQVGDRVNVETDVIARHVRRMLRIDEAATAALDASPVATVDL from the coding sequence GTGTTCACAGGCATCATCGAAGAACTCGGCCGCGTCGAGCGCATCGACGACAACGGCGACTCCGTGCGGCTGAGCGTCCGCGGTCCGCTGGCCGTCGAGGGCGTGCACCACGGCGACTCCATCTCGGTCAGCGGGGTGTGCCTCACCGTCGTCGACAGCACCGAGTCGTCGTTCACGGCCGACGTCATGAAGCAGACGCTGACGATGTCCACCATCGGGTCGCTCGTCGCAGGATCCCCCGTCAACCTCGAGCGCGCAGCGCGCGTCGGCGACCGGCTCGGCGGCCACATCGTCCAGGGCCACGTCGACGGCACGGCGACACTGCTCGAGGTCCACCCGGGCGACGCCTGGCGCCGACTCCGCTTCAGTCTGCCCGACGACCTGGCGCCGCTCCTCGTCGACAAGGGCTCGGTCACGCTCGAGGGCGTGAGCCTCACGGTCAGCGACATCAGCGAGGCCGGCGCCGCCGACGGCTGGTTCGAGGTCTCGCTCATCCCCGAGACCCTCGCCGCGACCACGCTCGGCGTCCTCCAGGTCGGCGACCGGGTCAACGTCGAGACGGACGTCATCGCTCGACACGTTCGCAGGATGCTCCGGATCGACGAGGCCGCGACCGCGGCTCTCGACGCCTCGCCCGTCGCCACGGTCGACCTGTGA
- a CDS encoding pentapeptide repeat-containing protein, producing the protein MAKPKKGLEAPRVDEPDPQDLTEIAAEELGSRESHDARHVASADLSEYDLEGSTFSECLLEGLTLGSTRLRGSRFIESVVTDSFAPELSAARTTWRTIRIDRPRWGSAELFDASLESVRISGGKIDFLNLRGSVLTDVVIEGCSIGELDLGQVRATRVALVDCRIGTLDVSGASLSSVDLRSSTFDRIDGLDGLRGAIIDDSQLSLLAELFAAQLGVIVE; encoded by the coding sequence ATGGCGAAACCGAAGAAGGGTCTCGAAGCGCCGCGCGTCGACGAGCCCGACCCCCAGGACCTGACCGAGATCGCCGCGGAGGAGCTCGGCTCGCGCGAGTCGCACGACGCCCGGCACGTCGCCTCCGCCGATCTCAGCGAGTACGACCTCGAGGGGTCGACCTTCTCGGAGTGCCTCCTCGAGGGGCTGACCCTCGGATCGACGAGGCTCCGGGGCAGCCGCTTCATCGAGTCGGTCGTCACCGACTCCTTCGCGCCCGAGCTGTCGGCCGCGCGGACCACCTGGCGGACGATCAGAATCGACCGACCGCGCTGGGGGTCGGCGGAGCTCTTCGACGCCTCGCTCGAGTCGGTCAGGATCTCCGGCGGCAAGATCGACTTCCTGAACCTCCGCGGCTCGGTCCTGACCGACGTGGTGATCGAGGGCTGCTCCATCGGCGAGCTCGACCTCGGGCAGGTCCGGGCCACTCGCGTCGCTCTCGTCGACTGCCGGATCGGCACCCTCGACGTCTCGGGGGCGTCGCTCTCCTCCGTCGACCTCCGCTCGTCGACGTTCGACCGGATCGACGGACTCGACGGCCTCCGCGGCGCGATCATCGACGACTCGCAGCTGAGCCTCCTCGCCGAGCTCTTCGCGGCGCAGCTCGGCGTGATCGTCGAGTGA
- a CDS encoding aminotransferase class IV has product MTLPVLLMLVHDGSSVTAVEERDPALPQVGVLDLGVTRGDGVFESIGVVGGRPQALEAHLARLVRSAELLDLPRPDVDVWRSAILRGIEIAGSEALESELLVKLVLTRGLEGGSAPTGWVHVFDSGDYSGDRAGIAVVTLDRGYRSDVAVTSPWLLQGAKTLSYAVNKAALREAARRGADDVVFVSSDGIVLEGPNSTVIALLDGVYVTTPPSLGVLEGTTQAAFFADAEARGAAVEYRAFTVEELRRASAVWLASSGRQIAPVVSLDGVELSGDPASTSETLKRLLAR; this is encoded by the coding sequence ATGACCCTCCCCGTCCTGCTGATGCTCGTCCACGACGGCTCGTCCGTGACCGCCGTCGAGGAGCGCGATCCTGCCCTCCCCCAGGTCGGCGTCCTCGACCTGGGCGTGACCCGCGGCGACGGCGTCTTCGAGAGCATCGGCGTGGTCGGCGGCCGTCCGCAGGCGCTCGAGGCGCACCTCGCGAGGCTCGTGCGGTCGGCCGAGCTGCTCGACCTGCCGCGGCCCGACGTCGACGTCTGGCGCTCGGCGATCCTGCGCGGGATCGAGATCGCAGGATCGGAGGCGCTCGAGTCGGAGCTGCTGGTGAAGCTCGTGCTCACGCGCGGCCTCGAGGGCGGCAGTGCGCCGACCGGGTGGGTGCACGTGTTCGACTCCGGCGACTACTCCGGCGACCGCGCCGGCATCGCTGTGGTGACCCTCGACCGCGGCTACCGGAGCGACGTCGCCGTCACGTCGCCGTGGCTCCTGCAGGGGGCGAAGACGCTCTCGTACGCGGTCAACAAGGCGGCTCTCCGCGAGGCGGCCCGGCGCGGCGCCGACGACGTCGTCTTCGTCTCGTCGGACGGCATCGTGCTCGAGGGGCCGAACTCCACCGTCATCGCCCTCCTCGACGGCGTCTACGTGACCACGCCGCCGTCGCTCGGCGTGCTCGAAGGGACGACGCAGGCGGCCTTCTTCGCCGACGCCGAGGCGCGCGGTGCAGCGGTGGAGTACCGCGCCTTCACGGTCGAGGAGCTCCGCCGCGCGTCGGCCGTCTGGCTCGCGTCGAGCGGGCGGCAGATCGCCCCGGTGGTCAGCCTCGACGGGGTCGAGCTGTCGGGCGACCCGGCGTCAACGTCGGAGACTCTGAAGCGGCTGCTCGCGCGCTGA
- a CDS encoding L-serine ammonia-lyase — MSSTQYVSALDLFSVGIGPSSSHTVGPMRAARSFADEALRSCAATGIARVGITLFGSLAATGLGHGTPDAVVAGLEGHDPETCDPAVVRGLLRRVEEAGVVRLSGQVEVPFAAGDLVLAPLTRLPQHPNALAFELFDRAGESLAREVFFSVGGGFVVREGEQDRALPQQEAPLGFDTALDLLAVCERLDLSIADVAWQNECALNGQDAVERGLEERWSAMEGCIEAGLRGTGLLPGWMKVPRRARAVAARLSAEPDAPDAAPQWLQAFALAVNEENAGGGRVVTAPTNGAAGIIPAVGLYAQRFLGVPRSAIVREYLLTAAAVGSLYKRNASISGAEAGCQGEVGTAASMAAAGLTAVRGGTPRQVENAAEIAMEHHLGLTCDPVGGFVQVPCIERNAIAAGTAVSAMRLALLGDGAHFVSLDTVIETMRQTGRDMSSNYKETSAAGLAVNVIEC, encoded by the coding sequence ATGAGCTCCACGCAGTACGTCTCCGCCCTCGACCTGTTCTCGGTGGGGATCGGGCCCTCGTCGTCGCACACGGTGGGCCCGATGCGGGCGGCGAGGTCCTTTGCCGACGAGGCGCTCCGATCCTGCGCCGCGACCGGCATCGCCCGGGTCGGCATCACCCTGTTCGGCTCGCTGGCGGCCACCGGTCTCGGCCACGGGACGCCCGACGCCGTCGTGGCCGGACTCGAGGGGCACGATCCCGAGACGTGCGATCCGGCCGTGGTCCGCGGCCTCCTCAGGCGGGTGGAGGAGGCCGGCGTCGTCCGGCTGTCGGGCCAGGTCGAGGTCCCCTTCGCCGCGGGCGACCTGGTCCTCGCCCCGCTGACCCGGCTGCCGCAGCACCCGAACGCTCTCGCCTTCGAGCTCTTCGACCGGGCTGGAGAGAGTCTCGCGCGCGAGGTCTTCTTCTCGGTGGGCGGCGGCTTCGTGGTGCGCGAGGGCGAGCAGGATCGCGCCCTGCCGCAGCAGGAGGCGCCCCTCGGCTTCGACACCGCCCTCGACCTCCTCGCCGTGTGCGAGCGGCTCGACCTCAGCATCGCCGACGTCGCGTGGCAGAACGAGTGCGCCCTGAACGGCCAGGACGCCGTCGAGCGCGGGCTCGAGGAGCGCTGGTCGGCGATGGAGGGGTGTATCGAGGCCGGGCTCCGGGGCACGGGGCTCCTGCCGGGCTGGATGAAGGTGCCTCGCAGGGCGCGCGCGGTCGCCGCTCGCCTGTCGGCCGAGCCCGACGCCCCCGATGCGGCGCCGCAGTGGCTCCAGGCGTTCGCGCTCGCCGTCAACGAGGAGAACGCCGGGGGAGGGCGGGTCGTGACGGCGCCGACCAACGGGGCGGCCGGCATCATTCCCGCCGTCGGGCTCTACGCGCAGCGGTTCCTCGGGGTGCCGCGGTCGGCCATCGTCCGGGAGTACCTGCTCACGGCCGCGGCCGTCGGGTCGCTCTACAAGCGCAACGCCTCGATCTCGGGGGCCGAGGCGGGCTGCCAGGGCGAGGTCGGCACCGCGGCCTCGATGGCGGCGGCCGGTCTGACCGCCGTTCGCGGAGGCACGCCCCGGCAGGTGGAGAACGCTGCCGAGATCGCGATGGAGCACCACCTCGGCCTCACCTGCGACCCCGTCGGCGGCTTCGTCCAGGTGCCGTGCATCGAGCGCAACGCCATCGCCGCCGGCACCGCCGTCTCGGCCATGCGCCTGGCGCTCCTCGGCGACGGTGCGCACTTCGTCAGCCTCGACACGGTGATCGAGACCATGCGGCAGACGGGCCGCGACATGTCGTCGAACTACAAGGAGACGAGCGCAGCGGGCCTCGCCGTCAACGTCATCGAGTGCTGA
- a CDS encoding MarR family transcriptional regulator, with protein sequence MTPDPTTSDDARRQLRADIVTRLQVLTTQSRHVAQAFSQQERLAHSDLDALLFVMHEEAAGSPATPGGIADALGLTSGAATGVIDRLTRAGHVERRRDERDRRIVRVHYSEHAQQIARGFFAPLGRLTDAVMSGYTDVELDVVVRFLGQMGGAMEQYAKGAGAGPAQATAQPTGPAPAQPERTLDG encoded by the coding sequence ATGACCCCTGATCCCACGACGAGCGACGACGCGAGGCGCCAGCTCCGCGCCGACATCGTCACCCGCCTGCAGGTGCTCACGACGCAGTCGCGGCACGTCGCCCAGGCCTTCTCGCAGCAGGAGCGCCTCGCGCACTCCGACCTCGACGCTCTGCTGTTCGTCATGCACGAGGAGGCGGCAGGGTCCCCCGCGACGCCCGGCGGCATCGCCGACGCCCTCGGCCTGACCTCCGGCGCGGCGACCGGCGTCATCGACCGCCTCACCCGCGCCGGGCACGTCGAGCGTCGGCGCGACGAGCGCGACCGCAGGATCGTGCGGGTGCACTACAGCGAGCACGCTCAGCAGATCGCGCGCGGGTTCTTCGCGCCGCTCGGCCGCCTCACCGACGCGGTGATGTCGGGCTACACCGACGTCGAGCTCGACGTCGTCGTGCGGTTCCTCGGGCAGATGGGCGGTGCGATGGAGCAGTACGCGAAGGGCGCGGGTGCCGGCCCGGCGCAGGCCACGGCGCAGCCCACCGGCCCGGCGCCGGCGCAGCCGGAGCGTACCCTCGACGGATGA
- a CDS encoding MMPL family transporter translates to MRTLSAAFRSRRSSWLVLALTALAVALLFALLPAGKSDSFPASGLPSSAESARVTKLLKSFPSADTTVGIVVFDRGDRALTDADKQAVASRAADLADLSTVPQAVRPQFSDDGTAAILAVPLSSRTVQDDVAKAATSLRSAASSGLPDGLTAQLTGPVGFQDDIANSFAGADFRLLLVTVLVVAVLLIVTYRSPVLWIVPLAVVGAADGLAGVVVKALAEPFGLTVDASISGILSVLVFGAGTNYALLLVARYREELTRTDDRFRAMRTAYSSAGPAIAASGGTVALSLITLLAASLSNNRALGFACAVGVVIAILFALVALPAALVVCGRGLFWPFVPRRAASVGAEGGAGASSEAGDTGDTSDTGDTGDTGDTSLTEAEARGFWAGLGRRVARRPVAVSVAAVAGLAILSLGLSGYAVGLSQTAQLLGDPASVTAQKVIDRSFSAGLTSQTTVLAPTSAAGRAVDIAKATKGVESATAGETHAGRTSIAVSLSAEPESDAAFASIDRLRSAYSDAGGTVATTLVGGTDATALDTQNAAKHDQDLVIPIILAIVFAVLAVLLRSLVAPVLLIASVLATFFASLGASTFLFTHLLGFPALDSNVTLFAFLFLVALGVDYNIFLTTRAREERDRHGTREGMIRALASTGAVITSAGILLAAVFAVLGVLPVVALTQIGVIVCIGVLLDTLVVRTVLVPALVFLTGDRFWWPTRVRRSEHVATAR, encoded by the coding sequence ATGCGCACCCTCTCCGCCGCCTTCCGCTCGCGCAGGTCGTCCTGGCTCGTCCTGGCCCTGACGGCTCTCGCCGTGGCCCTCCTGTTCGCCCTGCTGCCCGCCGGCAAGAGCGACTCCTTCCCCGCGTCGGGCCTGCCCTCGTCGGCGGAGTCTGCGAGGGTGACGAAGCTGCTGAAGAGCTTCCCGTCGGCGGACACGACCGTCGGCATCGTCGTCTTCGACCGCGGCGACAGGGCCCTGACCGACGCCGACAAGCAGGCCGTCGCCTCGCGCGCCGCCGATCTCGCCGACCTCTCGACCGTGCCGCAGGCGGTGCGCCCGCAGTTCAGCGACGACGGCACCGCCGCGATCCTGGCCGTCCCCCTGTCGAGCCGGACCGTGCAGGACGACGTCGCGAAGGCGGCGACGTCGCTCCGGTCGGCCGCCTCCAGCGGTCTGCCCGACGGCCTCACCGCGCAGCTCACCGGCCCGGTCGGATTCCAGGACGACATCGCGAACTCCTTCGCGGGCGCCGACTTCCGCCTGCTGCTCGTGACCGTCCTCGTGGTCGCCGTGCTGCTGATCGTGACCTACCGGAGCCCGGTGCTCTGGATCGTCCCGCTCGCCGTGGTCGGTGCGGCCGACGGTCTGGCGGGCGTCGTCGTCAAGGCGCTGGCCGAGCCGTTCGGGCTCACCGTGGACGCGTCGATCTCGGGCATCCTCTCGGTGCTCGTCTTCGGCGCCGGGACGAACTACGCCCTGCTCCTCGTCGCCCGGTACCGCGAGGAGCTCACGCGCACCGACGACCGCTTCCGCGCCATGCGCACCGCGTACTCGAGCGCGGGGCCGGCGATCGCCGCGAGCGGCGGGACGGTCGCACTGAGTCTCATCACGCTGCTCGCCGCGTCGCTGTCGAACAACCGCGCGCTCGGCTTCGCCTGCGCGGTCGGCGTCGTGATCGCGATCCTGTTCGCCCTCGTGGCCCTGCCGGCTGCGCTGGTGGTCTGCGGCCGCGGGCTGTTCTGGCCGTTCGTGCCGCGGCGGGCGGCGTCGGTCGGTGCTGAGGGCGGTGCCGGTGCGAGTTCCGAGGCCGGAGACACCGGAGACACCAGCGACACCGGCGACACCGGCGACACCGGCGACACCAGCCTCACCGAGGCCGAGGCGCGCGGCTTCTGGGCAGGGCTCGGCCGCCGCGTGGCCCGCCGACCCGTCGCCGTCTCGGTCGCGGCCGTCGCGGGGCTGGCGATCCTGAGCCTCGGGCTCTCCGGGTACGCGGTCGGCCTGTCGCAGACGGCGCAGCTCCTCGGCGATCCGGCGAGCGTCACCGCCCAGAAGGTCATCGACCGCTCGTTCTCGGCCGGGCTCACCAGCCAGACCACGGTGCTCGCGCCGACCTCCGCCGCCGGCCGCGCCGTCGACATCGCGAAGGCGACGAAGGGCGTCGAGTCGGCGACCGCGGGCGAGACCCACGCGGGCCGGACGAGCATCGCCGTCTCGCTCAGCGCCGAGCCCGAGAGCGACGCGGCCTTCGCGTCGATCGACCGGCTCCGGAGCGCCTACTCGGACGCCGGCGGCACCGTCGCCACGACCCTGGTCGGCGGGACCGACGCGACCGCCCTCGACACGCAGAACGCCGCGAAGCACGACCAGGACCTCGTCATCCCGATCATCCTCGCCATCGTGTTCGCCGTGCTGGCCGTCCTCCTGCGCTCGCTGGTCGCCCCGGTCCTGCTCATCGCGAGCGTGCTGGCGACCTTCTTCGCGAGTCTCGGGGCGTCGACGTTCCTGTTCACGCATCTGCTCGGCTTCCCGGCCCTCGACTCGAACGTGACCCTGTTCGCGTTCCTGTTCCTGGTGGCGCTCGGCGTCGACTACAACATCTTCCTGACGACGAGGGCGCGGGAGGAGCGCGACCGCCACGGCACCCGCGAGGGCATGATCCGAGCGCTCGCCTCGACCGGCGCCGTGATCACGAGCGCGGGCATCCTGCTGGCCGCGGTGTTCGCGGTCCTGGGGGTGCTGCCGGTGGTCGCCCTGACCCAGATCGGCGTGATCGTCTGCATCGGCGTGCTGCTCGACACGCTCGTCGTGCGGACGGTGCTCGTGCCCGCCCTGGTGTTCCTGACCGGCGACCGGTTCTGGTGGCCGACGCGCGTGCGGCGCTCCGAGCACGTGGCGACCGCGCGGTAG